The Altererythrobacter sp. ZODW24 genome window below encodes:
- a CDS encoding FKBP-type peptidyl-prolyl cis-trans isomerase has translation MTEVTSVPIQPIAKGSLVKLWLGVLVAVLIGAGIAWYSAPKGLSVSTITEGTGGTPAADDVVFVRYKGMLADGSTFDESQDLPLPIPGIFPEGNPLPLNQMVPGFSEGAQQMQKGGKYVLEIPAEKGYGAEEKANPQTGEVVIPANSDLTFEVEMIDFMSEEDFQNKIAQIQQMMAAQQGAQPGAPGAGGAPAPQGQ, from the coding sequence ATGACCGAAGTAACCAGCGTACCGATTCAGCCGATTGCCAAGGGCTCGCTCGTCAAATTATGGCTCGGCGTACTCGTCGCTGTGCTGATCGGGGCAGGCATTGCCTGGTATTCTGCGCCAAAGGGCCTGTCGGTTTCGACCATCACCGAAGGTACCGGCGGAACACCCGCCGCGGATGACGTGGTTTTCGTGCGCTACAAGGGCATGCTGGCTGATGGCAGCACGTTTGACGAATCTCAGGATCTTCCACTGCCGATCCCGGGCATCTTCCCTGAAGGCAATCCGCTGCCGCTGAACCAGATGGTTCCGGGCTTCAGCGAAGGCGCCCAGCAGATGCAGAAGGGCGGCAAGTACGTGCTCGAGATACCTGCTGAAAAGGGTTATGGCGCTGAGGAGAAAGCCAATCCGCAGACCGGCGAAGTTGTGATCCCGGCCAATAGTGATCTAACGTTCGAAGTCGAAATGATCGACTTTATGTCTGAAGAAGACTTCCAGAACAAAATTGCCCAAATCCAGCAAATGATGGCTGCACAGCAGGGGGCTCAACCGGGCGCTCCGGGCGCAGGTGGCGCTCCGGCACCTCAGGGCCAATAA
- a CDS encoding DUF4153 domain-containing protein gives MTEAAEISETLIADNRDAGDWPMRPWLLAGGLALVGLAIHLLTVDGGDDVPWRMALLAFLLLGGLAAAFTTRKNWLVEPAIFAGVVGLVMGGLTWRATRYSEALPDEQYGLAAGLLATLIAIPMFQAGFHRRRMATDYADTHYHVWTNAISGAGALAFTGLSWLVLLLLGGLFELIEIRLLRELMDEEWFGWMFSGAAFGAGLGVLRNQSKVLGTLQSVVLLVFSILAVPVAIALVLFLLAVLISGPEVLWRATDSATPFLLTFAAGSFVLVNAVVRNNDEEASQSQLLRIAGAALAAVILPLSILAAASMGTRIAQHGLSPERIWALVAIALACFYGVAYLASLVLGRKTGWRDRIRSSNMVTAIATCAVALLLALPILDFSAISARDQLSRLESGDVAVKDFDFDALRWDFGEPGRKALLVLAKSDKAEIAKLAKEAEAQEIRSSRYNRRAPGEFERNKANLRLVVEDSEVRAKFERYLRQNPWLCNAPCILIEVADGRDDLRHFKLVSTNRVNPLMIDETGQFDNEQRRNWNEGTIEVEDGSSVEVRPYSGRRIYVDGKPVGAPFD, from the coding sequence ATGACCGAAGCCGCTGAAATTTCTGAGACTTTGATAGCCGATAACCGCGACGCGGGTGATTGGCCCATGCGGCCATGGCTGCTCGCGGGCGGTCTGGCGCTGGTCGGACTGGCGATCCATTTGCTGACGGTTGATGGCGGCGATGATGTCCCGTGGCGCATGGCGCTGCTAGCGTTTCTGCTGCTCGGAGGCCTCGCCGCCGCTTTCACGACCCGCAAGAACTGGCTCGTCGAACCCGCGATTTTCGCTGGTGTCGTGGGTTTGGTGATGGGCGGGCTGACGTGGCGCGCGACCCGTTACAGCGAAGCATTGCCGGATGAACAATATGGGCTTGCTGCCGGACTTCTGGCTACGCTGATCGCTATCCCGATGTTTCAGGCCGGTTTCCATCGTCGCCGCATGGCAACCGACTATGCCGACACCCATTATCACGTCTGGACGAATGCTATTAGCGGCGCGGGCGCGCTGGCGTTCACGGGCCTGTCATGGCTGGTTCTGCTGCTACTGGGCGGATTGTTCGAACTGATCGAGATTCGCCTCCTGCGTGAACTGATGGACGAAGAATGGTTCGGCTGGATGTTCAGCGGTGCGGCATTTGGCGCCGGGTTGGGTGTCCTGCGTAACCAGTCCAAGGTGCTCGGTACGTTGCAATCGGTTGTGTTGCTGGTGTTCTCTATCCTCGCAGTGCCGGTAGCGATTGCGCTGGTTCTTTTCCTGTTGGCAGTTCTGATTTCCGGTCCTGAGGTCCTGTGGCGCGCAACTGACAGCGCCACGCCGTTTCTACTGACCTTCGCGGCGGGCTCCTTCGTCCTCGTGAATGCCGTGGTGCGGAACAATGATGAAGAGGCTTCGCAATCACAGCTGTTGCGGATTGCAGGCGCGGCGCTCGCGGCGGTTATCTTGCCGCTGTCCATCCTAGCTGCGGCTTCGATGGGCACGCGCATCGCACAGCACGGGCTTTCGCCGGAGCGGATTTGGGCGCTTGTCGCTATTGCTCTCGCCTGTTTCTATGGCGTTGCCTATCTGGCCTCGTTAGTCCTTGGCCGGAAAACGGGCTGGCGGGACCGTATCCGCAGTTCAAATATGGTCACTGCGATCGCCACATGTGCTGTCGCCTTGCTCTTGGCGCTGCCGATCCTAGACTTCTCCGCCATTTCCGCCCGCGACCAGCTATCGCGGCTCGAAAGCGGCGATGTTGCGGTAAAGGACTTCGACTTTGATGCCCTGCGCTGGGACTTTGGCGAACCCGGCCGAAAGGCGCTGTTGGTGCTTGCCAAAAGCGACAAGGCTGAAATTGCAAAACTCGCCAAAGAGGCCGAGGCACAGGAAATTCGGTCATCGCGATATAACCGGCGCGCACCGGGTGAGTTCGAACGGAACAAGGCAAATTTGCGCTTGGTTGTTGAGGACAGCGAAGTACGCGCTAAATTCGAACGCTATCTGCGGCAGAATCCGTGGCTGTGCAACGCGCCTTGCATATTGATTGAAGTTGCGGATGGCCGCGATGATCTGCGGCACTTTAAGCTGGTTTCAACCAACCGGGTGAATCCTCTGATGATTGATGAAACGGGCCAATTCGACAACGAACAGCGGCGCAATTGGAACGAAGGGACCATCGAAGTCGAGGACGGTTCCTCGGTCGAAGTACGCCCCTATTCCGGCCGCCGAATTTATGTCGACGGCAAGCCGGTTGGCGCGCCCTTCGACTAA
- the rpsU gene encoding 30S ribosomal protein S21, with product MQIMVRDNNVDQALRALKKKLQREGVYREMKLRRHYEKPSEKRAREKAAAVRRARKMDRKRMERDGI from the coding sequence ATGCAGATCATGGTTCGCGATAACAATGTTGATCAGGCTCTCCGCGCGCTTAAGAAGAAGCTGCAGCGTGAGGGCGTGTACCGCGAAATGAAGCTGCGTCGTCATTACGAAAAGCCAAGCGAAAAGCGCGCCCGTGAAAAGGCTGCTGCTGTACGCCGCGCCCGTAAGATGGACCGCAAGCGTATGGAACGTGACGGCATCTAA
- the gatA gene encoding Asp-tRNA(Asn)/Glu-tRNA(Gln) amidotransferase subunit GatA, with product MTNLTDLGVAAIRDGVKAGDFTSREVTEAFNANVAAAKGLNAFIVETPEIALQAADLVDADRAAGKDLGIMGGVPIGMKDLFCTRGVQTTAGSHILEGFTPEYESTVSHNLWSAGAVMLGKLNLDQFAMGSSNETSYFGNVINPWKRNDGGNAALAPGGSSGGSSTAVAARLAPAATGTDTGGSIRQPAAFTGITGVKPTYGRCSRWGVVAFASSLDQAGPMARDTRDCAIMLEAMAGFDSKDSTSLDMPVPNWEAALSGDLKGKKVGIPREYRMDGMDAEIEASWEQGKQWLRDADAEIVDISLPHTKYALPAYYIIAPAEASSNLARYDGLRYGLRELPEGAGLQDMYAASRAAGFGPEVKRRIMIGTYVLSAGFYDAYYTQAQKVRTLISRDFENAFKECDVILAPTCPSAAFGLGDKSSDPLAMYLNDVFAVPASMAGLPAMSVPAGLNSQGLPLGLQIIGKAFDEQGVMNAGLAIEERAGFVAQNSRGPEKWW from the coding sequence ATGACAAATCTAACCGACCTTGGCGTCGCTGCGATCCGTGACGGCGTGAAAGCGGGCGACTTTACCTCGCGCGAAGTGACCGAGGCGTTCAACGCCAATGTCGCTGCGGCGAAGGGCTTGAACGCCTTCATCGTCGAAACACCAGAAATTGCCCTGCAGGCCGCTGACCTAGTCGATGCCGACCGCGCGGCTGGCAAGGATTTGGGCATCATGGGCGGCGTGCCGATCGGCATGAAAGACCTGTTTTGTACGCGCGGCGTCCAGACGACCGCTGGCAGCCATATCCTCGAAGGCTTTACGCCTGAGTATGAAAGCACCGTGAGCCACAATCTGTGGTCGGCGGGCGCGGTTATGCTCGGCAAGCTCAACCTTGACCAGTTCGCCATGGGTTCCTCCAACGAGACATCCTATTTCGGCAATGTCATCAACCCTTGGAAGCGCAATGATGGCGGCAATGCCGCGCTCGCGCCGGGCGGTTCGTCCGGTGGTTCATCGACAGCCGTGGCGGCTAGGCTCGCGCCCGCTGCCACCGGCACTGACACGGGCGGTTCGATCCGCCAGCCTGCGGCCTTCACCGGCATTACCGGCGTGAAGCCCACATACGGCCGCTGTAGCCGCTGGGGCGTCGTAGCCTTTGCCAGCTCGCTCGATCAGGCAGGCCCGATGGCCCGCGACACGCGCGATTGTGCGATTATGTTGGAAGCGATGGCGGGTTTTGACTCGAAGGATTCGACCAGCCTCGATATGCCTGTGCCCAATTGGGAAGCGGCACTCAGCGGCGATCTGAAGGGCAAGAAAGTCGGAATCCCGCGCGAATACCGTATGGACGGCATGGATGCCGAAATCGAGGCAAGCTGGGAGCAGGGCAAGCAATGGCTCCGCGATGCAGACGCTGAAATCGTCGACATCAGCCTGCCGCACACCAAATATGCGCTGCCCGCCTATTACATCATCGCCCCCGCCGAAGCCTCAAGCAATCTTGCCCGCTATGACGGGCTGCGTTACGGATTGCGCGAACTACCAGAGGGCGCTGGCTTGCAAGACATGTATGCCGCCAGCCGCGCCGCCGGTTTCGGCCCCGAGGTCAAACGCCGCATCATGATCGGCACCTATGTGCTCAGCGCGGGCTTCTACGACGCCTATTACACGCAGGCGCAAAAGGTCCGCACACTGATCAGCCGCGATTTCGAGAACGCGTTCAAAGAATGCGACGTGATCCTCGCGCCAACCTGCCCCAGCGCAGCCTTCGGCCTTGGCGACAAGTCGAGCGACCCGCTGGCGATGTATCTCAACGATGTGTTTGCTGTGCCAGCTTCGATGGCAGGTCTGCCAGCGATGTCGGTCCCTGCTGGACTGAACTCGCAAGGCCTGCCGCTCGGCCTGCAGATCATCGGCAAAGCCTTCGACGAGCAGGGCGTGATGAATGCTGGTCTCGCGATTGAAGAGCGGGCTGGGTTTGTAGCCCAAAATAGTCGCGGGCCGGAGAAGTGGTGGTGA
- a CDS encoding pitrilysin family protein, whose translation MRRLLPVSVLALPLAACAMPQAGPVASAPEPVAVTSEPAPLAELVSAVDIPYDTFTLDNGLTTIVHTDRKAPIVGVTVYYRVGAKHEPRGRTGFAHLFEHLMFGGSENVPNFDIPLEGAGSTPTNGSTSADRTNYVETVPTGALDLALFMESDRMGHLLGAVTQDKLDKQRGVVQNEKRQGDNQPYGLTRYALQEGLFPVGHPYRHSTIGSMADLNAASITDTRKWFRDNYAPNNVILVLSGDIDMATARPKVERWFGAIPRGPEVVQEAAGPVTLAAPITREMADQVPVTRVYRAWTGPELTHPDAVPLAAGMSVLGGLASSRLDNVLVRDEQLAVSVAAFSQQQEQNSLLGVQMDIKPGVDRAKAEARLDELIAELMAEGPTANEVQRAATQAVSRQIGQLERVGGFGGKGMQLAEGLLYAGSADLYKTDLQRYATITPADVQAAMQRWLSRPVYNLAIVPGERTESGDLMGGWGDEATTPPPAPDAKATPPALETGPKREFPPVADVPDLDFPAIERATLSNGIEVALARRTSIPKVLVNLEFDAGIAGDALDTPGTQAFMLALLEEGTTTRSAVQIAEEQERLGASVGAGASLDSSSISLSALSANLAPSLALMADITRNPRFDAGDVARVKGQRLAQLSQVLASPRALATRSLAPILFGEGSPYGQASDGLGTEGALQALTPEALSAAHRKWLRPGTARITVVGDVTMEELLPLLDEAFGKWADNRMALPVKPLDAAILAPNPRIIVIDRPNSPQSVIVAGRVLPLKGGAPGYEPLDLANEVLGGGFLSRLNSNLREDKGWSYGVYSGITAPAGSRSFSLVAPVQADRTGDSIALLREEMTAFPDARPVDSGELQRVTDGNIRGLPNQFETNSQVLGAVVRNQRLGRPDDYYAKLATTYRGIDATALNNSAREFLRPEELTYVIVGDREAIEPQLSGIDLPIEYVTSGDSE comes from the coding sequence ATGCGCCGCCTTCTGCCTGTTTCGGTTCTGGCCCTTCCCCTCGCTGCCTGTGCTATGCCGCAAGCTGGCCCTGTCGCCTCAGCGCCGGAGCCGGTCGCTGTGACCTCTGAGCCTGCACCGCTGGCCGAGCTCGTGAGCGCTGTGGACATTCCCTACGACACGTTCACGCTCGACAATGGCCTGACGACCATCGTCCATACGGACCGAAAAGCGCCGATCGTTGGCGTGACGGTCTATTACCGTGTTGGCGCGAAGCATGAACCGCGCGGCCGCACCGGTTTCGCCCATCTGTTCGAACATTTGATGTTTGGCGGCAGCGAAAACGTGCCCAATTTTGATATTCCGCTCGAAGGCGCGGGCTCGACACCGACCAACGGCAGCACCAGCGCCGACCGCACGAATTATGTCGAGACGGTGCCCACCGGCGCGCTCGATCTGGCGCTGTTTATGGAAAGCGACCGCATGGGCCATCTGCTCGGCGCGGTGACGCAGGACAAGCTCGATAAGCAGCGCGGCGTTGTGCAGAACGAAAAACGCCAGGGCGACAACCAGCCCTACGGCCTGACACGCTATGCACTGCAAGAGGGGCTGTTCCCCGTCGGCCATCCCTATCGTCACTCCACCATTGGATCGATGGCTGATCTCAATGCCGCGAGCATCACCGACACACGCAAGTGGTTTCGCGACAACTATGCGCCGAACAATGTGATCCTCGTCCTCAGTGGCGATATCGATATGGCAACGGCCCGTCCGAAGGTCGAACGCTGGTTCGGCGCAATCCCGCGCGGCCCCGAAGTTGTGCAGGAAGCTGCTGGCCCAGTTACTCTAGCCGCGCCGATCACACGCGAAATGGCCGATCAGGTGCCCGTAACACGCGTCTATCGCGCTTGGACCGGCCCGGAGCTTACTCACCCAGATGCAGTGCCCCTCGCGGCAGGCATGAGCGTGCTCGGCGGCCTCGCCAGCTCGCGGCTCGACAATGTGCTAGTGCGTGACGAGCAATTGGCCGTGTCGGTCGCAGCATTCTCCCAGCAGCAGGAGCAGAACTCGCTTCTCGGCGTACAAATGGACATCAAGCCCGGCGTTGACCGTGCCAAGGCCGAAGCACGGCTGGACGAGTTGATCGCCGAACTGATGGCGGAAGGGCCAACAGCGAATGAAGTGCAGCGCGCTGCGACGCAGGCTGTGTCGCGTCAGATCGGCCAGCTTGAGCGTGTTGGCGGCTTCGGCGGCAAGGGCATGCAATTGGCCGAAGGGCTGCTCTATGCGGGCAGCGCCGACCTCTACAAGACCGATCTACAGCGCTACGCCACAATAACGCCCGCCGATGTGCAAGCGGCGATGCAGCGCTGGCTCTCCCGCCCAGTTTACAATCTCGCCATCGTACCGGGTGAACGCACCGAAAGCGGCGACCTGATGGGCGGCTGGGGTGACGAAGCGACAACGCCTCCGCCCGCACCCGACGCGAAGGCAACGCCGCCCGCGCTGGAAACCGGCCCGAAGCGCGAATTCCCGCCCGTCGCCGACGTGCCAGATCTCGACTTCCCGGCAATCGAACGCGCGACACTATCGAATGGTATCGAAGTTGCGCTGGCCCGCCGAACATCGATTCCCAAGGTGTTGGTCAATCTGGAATTCGACGCCGGTATCGCAGGCGACGCGCTCGACACCCCCGGCACACAGGCTTTTATGCTCGCGCTGCTGGAAGAAGGCACCACAACGCGTAGCGCTGTGCAGATTGCCGAAGAGCAAGAGCGCCTTGGTGCTTCGGTCGGTGCTGGAGCATCGCTCGATAGCTCGTCGATTTCACTTTCCGCGCTCTCCGCCAATCTCGCGCCTTCCTTGGCGTTGATGGCTGACATCACGCGCAATCCGCGCTTTGATGCAGGCGATGTTGCCCGTGTTAAAGGTCAACGCCTTGCCCAGCTCAGCCAAGTGCTCGCTTCACCACGCGCGCTGGCGACCCGCTCACTCGCGCCGATCCTGTTCGGCGAAGGCTCGCCTTATGGTCAGGCCTCTGATGGCCTGGGAACCGAGGGTGCCCTGCAAGCTCTAACACCCGAAGCTCTGTCGGCTGCGCACCGCAAATGGCTGCGCCCCGGCACAGCGCGTATCACCGTGGTCGGCGACGTGACGATGGAGGAACTGCTGCCACTGCTGGATGAGGCATTCGGCAAATGGGCCGACAACCGCATGGCTCTGCCCGTAAAGCCGCTCGATGCGGCCATCCTGGCTCCAAACCCGCGCATTATCGTGATCGACCGGCCCAACTCGCCGCAATCGGTGATCGTTGCTGGCCGCGTTCTGCCCCTCAAAGGCGGCGCGCCCGGCTATGAACCGCTGGACCTCGCCAATGAAGTGCTAGGCGGCGGCTTCCTGTCGCGCCTCAATTCCAACCTGCGCGAAGACAAGGGCTGGAGCTACGGCGTCTATAGCGGGATCACCGCCCCCGCCGGATCACGCAGCTTCTCGCTTGTCGCACCAGTTCAGGCCGACCGAACTGGCGATTCGATTGCATTACTGCGCGAAGAAATGACCGCATTTCCAGACGCCCGCCCGGTCGATTCGGGGGAATTGCAGCGCGTAACCGATGGCAATATCCGCGGATTGCCCAATCAGTTTGAGACAAATTCGCAGGTTCTTGGCGCCGTTGTCCGTAACCAACGCCTTGGTCGGCCGGATGATTACTACGCCAAACTGGCGACGACCTATCGCGGCATCGACGCTACGGCACTCAACAATTCGGCGCGCGAATTCCTGCGTCCCGAAGAGCTCACCTATGTGATCGTAGGCGACCGGGAAGCGATCGAACCGCAACTTTCAGGGATCGATCTGCCCATCGAATATGTTACCTCTGGTGACAGCGAGTAG
- the gatB gene encoding Asp-tRNA(Asn)/Glu-tRNA(Gln) amidotransferase subunit GatB, translating to MSNYRIQGATGEWEVVIGLEVHAQVTSHAKLFSGASTEFGAEPNTQVSLVDAAMPGMLPVPNRECIRQAVRTGMAIEAQINKWSRFDRKNYFYADLPQGYQISQLYHPIVGHGQLLIEADEKGGIPEDKIIGIERIHVEQDAGKLMHDQHPTMSYVDLNRSGVALMEIVSDPDMTSPAEAGAYVRKLRSILRYVGSCDGNMEQGSMRADVNVSVRKVGDPELGTRTETKNVNSVRFVMAVIEGEARRQVDLIEEGGTVVQETRLYDPDKNETRSMRSKEDAHDYRYFPDPDLLPIDLDDAFLEECRASLPELPDAKRARYTGELGMNDYNAAQLTLEVETFARFETLLAETAKLLGKSESKVATQVANWTLSVAPGVVKSLGDEAKLEYATAEAQAAVLKLVDSGEVSGGQSKEIYEIVLKTGRDPAEIADTEGLKQQSDTGAIEAEIDKVIAANQDKVEQYKGGKDKLFGFFVGQTMKAMQGKANPQVVNELLKAKLG from the coding sequence ATGAGTAACTACCGCATCCAAGGCGCAACGGGCGAGTGGGAGGTCGTGATCGGCCTTGAGGTCCATGCGCAGGTCACTTCGCATGCCAAGCTGTTTTCCGGTGCCAGCACCGAGTTCGGGGCGGAGCCGAACACGCAGGTCAGCCTTGTCGATGCCGCGATGCCGGGAATGCTTCCGGTGCCGAACCGCGAGTGCATCCGTCAGGCTGTCCGCACGGGCATGGCTATCGAAGCGCAGATCAACAAATGGTCGCGCTTCGACCGTAAGAATTACTTCTATGCCGATTTGCCGCAGGGCTATCAGATCAGCCAGCTCTATCACCCCATCGTGGGGCACGGGCAGCTGCTGATCGAGGCGGACGAGAAGGGCGGCATTCCTGAAGACAAGATCATCGGGATCGAACGCATTCACGTCGAGCAGGATGCGGGCAAGCTGATGCATGATCAGCATCCGACCATGTCCTATGTCGATCTCAACCGCAGCGGCGTGGCGCTCATGGAAATCGTCAGCGATCCTGACATGACCTCGCCTGCCGAGGCCGGAGCCTATGTGCGCAAGCTGCGTTCAATCCTGCGTTATGTCGGATCATGCGACGGCAATATGGAGCAAGGCTCCATGCGCGCCGACGTGAACGTATCCGTCCGTAAGGTTGGCGATCCAGAACTCGGCACGCGCACCGAAACGAAGAACGTCAATTCCGTCCGCTTCGTGATGGCTGTGATCGAGGGCGAAGCGCGCCGTCAGGTCGATCTGATCGAAGAGGGCGGCACCGTGGTGCAGGAAACGCGCCTCTACGATCCCGACAAGAATGAAACGCGGTCCATGCGCTCGAAGGAAGACGCGCATGATTATCGCTACTTCCCCGATCCCGATTTGCTACCGATAGACCTCGATGATGCATTCCTTGAGGAGTGCCGTGCGAGCTTACCCGAGCTGCCCGACGCCAAGCGTGCGCGCTATACGGGCGAGTTAGGCATGAACGATTACAACGCCGCGCAGCTGACGCTGGAGGTTGAAACCTTCGCGCGCTTCGAAACGCTGCTGGCCGAAACTGCCAAGCTGTTGGGTAAATCAGAATCCAAAGTCGCGACGCAGGTTGCGAACTGGACGCTTTCGGTCGCGCCGGGCGTGGTCAAATCGCTGGGCGATGAAGCGAAGCTCGAATATGCTACCGCCGAAGCACAGGCAGCGGTTCTGAAACTGGTCGACAGCGGCGAAGTGTCCGGCGGTCAGTCCAAGGAAATCTACGAGATCGTCCTGAAAACCGGACGCGACCCTGCCGAAATCGCCGACACCGAAGGCCTGAAGCAGCAGAGCGATACCGGCGCTATCGAAGCCGAGATCGACAAGGTCATCGCGGCCAATCAGGATAAGGTCGAGCAATATAAGGGCGGCAAGGACAAGCTGTTCGGCTTCTTCGTCGGCCAGACGATGAAAGCGATGCAGGGCAAGGCCAATCCGCAGGTCGTGAACGAGCTGCTGAAGGCGAAGCTGGGCTAG
- the gatC gene encoding Asp-tRNA(Asn)/Glu-tRNA(Gln) amidotransferase subunit GatC, translating to MSVDKQTVVKIASLARIAMSDDEAAAMVPELNNILGWVEQLGEVDVTGVEPMTAVIPNVQRLRDDVVDADPLTGGGVRDKVLANAPNAEHGFFAVPKVIE from the coding sequence ATGTCAGTCGATAAACAAACAGTCGTAAAAATCGCCTCGCTGGCGCGCATCGCAATGAGCGATGACGAAGCCGCCGCGATGGTGCCCGAACTCAACAATATCCTTGGCTGGGTGGAGCAGCTGGGCGAGGTGGATGTCACCGGCGTCGAACCGATGACCGCCGTCATTCCCAATGTCCAACGCCTGCGTGATGATGTGGTGGATGCCGATCCGCTGACCGGCGGCGGTGTGCGCGACAAGGTTCTCGCCAATGCGCCCAATGCCGAACATGGCTTCTTTGCTGTGCCCAAGGTGATCGAATAA
- a CDS encoding MFS transporter: MILEKSAKLRLLTVFLFYFTQGIPVGLFFYAIPAWLATNGASTAAIAGVVSASILPWTLKFVVGFVMDRYTYLPMGRRRIWIIGAQFTIVAMLLFAAILSPGPNDIWLLSILGFLANSGTAFQDVSIDGLAVDIMPEDERAKASGIMFGGQILGISATTFAAGQLIAKYGTVAGYLAAAAAVSCILIFGILMKEREGEGRFPWSGGQAHPRNVALQVEAWKPLLVGSFKAMIAPLSLAAMVIFLLRSMPAGMGEAYHPGLATGIGGWSQTDYTNTISSAQFAVGIFALVVGGWAVAKIGAQRAALIMCALVAITALGFGLSREYWDNAALLTAYFWQLEFFVLMLAVAFIPIAMRLCDPRVAATQFTLYMAASNVGRPIGSSIAAATDTMGSPQLMYFTLAGVFAVFVLILIFVRFPTKAPEAEAVIKAADPEVADQPPPVLN; encoded by the coding sequence TTGATCCTAGAAAAAAGCGCAAAACTGCGCCTTCTGACCGTGTTCTTGTTTTACTTTACCCAAGGCATACCGGTTGGACTGTTTTTCTACGCGATCCCTGCTTGGCTCGCGACCAATGGAGCCTCAACTGCCGCAATTGCAGGTGTGGTCAGTGCTTCTATTTTACCATGGACGCTGAAGTTTGTCGTCGGCTTCGTGATGGACCGATACACTTACTTGCCAATGGGCCGCAGGCGTATCTGGATCATTGGCGCGCAATTCACGATTGTCGCCATGCTCCTGTTCGCAGCGATTTTGTCGCCCGGCCCGAATGATATCTGGCTGCTATCGATCCTCGGTTTTCTCGCCAATTCCGGAACCGCGTTTCAGGATGTCTCAATTGACGGTCTAGCCGTCGACATCATGCCCGAAGATGAGCGCGCCAAGGCCTCCGGCATCATGTTTGGCGGGCAAATTTTGGGCATTTCTGCAACCACTTTTGCCGCAGGCCAACTGATCGCAAAGTACGGCACAGTAGCAGGCTATCTAGCCGCTGCCGCAGCGGTCAGCTGCATCCTGATCTTTGGGATTCTGATGAAGGAGCGCGAAGGCGAAGGCCGCTTCCCTTGGAGCGGCGGACAAGCTCATCCGCGCAATGTCGCCTTGCAGGTCGAGGCGTGGAAGCCGCTGCTGGTCGGTAGCTTCAAAGCCATGATCGCGCCGCTTAGCCTGGCGGCCATGGTGATCTTTTTGCTTCGATCTATGCCTGCTGGCATGGGGGAAGCCTATCACCCTGGTCTTGCAACGGGCATCGGCGGTTGGTCTCAAACCGATTACACTAACACTATTTCGAGCGCTCAATTTGCCGTTGGCATCTTCGCGTTGGTCGTGGGCGGCTGGGCAGTTGCCAAAATCGGTGCGCAGCGCGCGGCGTTGATAATGTGCGCCCTTGTGGCGATCACCGCGCTCGGCTTTGGCCTGTCGCGCGAATATTGGGACAATGCCGCGCTGCTAACAGCCTATTTCTGGCAATTGGAATTTTTCGTTTTAATGCTCGCGGTTGCGTTCATTCCCATCGCCATGCGCTTATGCGACCCCCGCGTCGCTGCGACGCAATTTACGCTCTATATGGCGGCATCCAATGTCGGGCGGCCGATCGGGAGTTCGATTGCTGCAGCCACAGATACGATGGGTAGCCCCCAGCTCATGTATTTCACCTTAGCAGGCGTGTTTGCAGTCTTTGTGCTAATCCTGATCTTCGTCCGCTTCCCGACAAAAGCGCCCGAAGCTGAAGCAGTAATCAAAGCTGCAGACCCGGAAGTGGCAGACCAACCCCCGCCGGTTCTAAACTAG
- the crcB gene encoding fluoride efflux transporter CrcB has protein sequence MSATPPLTATLLVAFGGGTGAVLRHQLGRGLANVFGPVALTSFPWATLAVNVIGSLAMGVLAGWLAKHGSAANEQLRLLLGVGLLGGFTTFSAFSLEMMLLIERGQPALAVTYAAVSIFAGLTALYLGLIAMRIFA, from the coding sequence ATGAGTGCCACCCCTCCCCTTACAGCAACCTTGCTTGTCGCTTTTGGCGGGGGGACAGGCGCTGTCCTGCGTCATCAACTGGGGCGCGGTTTGGCCAATGTTTTCGGACCGGTAGCGCTCACCTCATTCCCATGGGCCACACTGGCCGTCAATGTGATTGGCAGCCTTGCGATGGGCGTACTGGCAGGTTGGCTGGCCAAGCATGGCAGCGCCGCGAATGAACAGCTACGCTTGCTACTCGGCGTCGGCCTGTTAGGGGGCTTCACCACTTTCTCCGCATTCAGCCTCGAAATGATGTTGCTGATCGAACGCGGACAGCCAGCGCTTGCCGTCACCTATGCCGCTGTTTCCATATTTGCCGGGCTGACCGCCCTTTACCTTGGCCTGATCGCCATGAGGATTTTCGCATGA